TCGGTACCACGACTAATGATCCTTTGATAGGTAGAAATTATACATTGTGACATAATCTTACCGTCAGTGCTATCATGCCAGCAACCACACCAATTTTGACACCTTGAAGGAGATATTTACCACTgaaatatatttgattcacaGATGAGGGGTTGATTCCTTTTGCTATATGATTTACCTGCATATACACATCagcaaaacaatatatatgcCATATTACTTCTAAAATCTCTACTAACTTTGCAACTAATTCCAATAACTATAAAGCAAaactttaaaaggaaaaaaaaatcttacaaaGATGTGAGGGAGAAAAATACTTACTATTTGAACACCTTCCTTATCTGCACGGGTTATGAATACAAAAAATGTTGACAGAATTACAGAGATTAACGGGGCGATTGCTGGCACCCAGAAaaatttcttgttcttctttccctgtttatcaaaataaataaattaaaattaagaattcgACAACAATTGGTAGCCTATGTTATCAAGGAATTCAAAGGAAAGGACTAAATATTCTTACAATGTACTTTGCAAAAAAAAGGAAACCTAGAAAGCTTGCTCCAATAACGATGGTCTGCCAGTTCCACTgcaaaatattattgttaagaTTTAGCAACATAGATTCAATAGGAGCATTATCTTTGGTCACAAGGAATCTTGTTTCTTCTAGATGGATTATCATTCTAGTTAAAAGGATAGGTAAAACTATTTGAAGAAAAGCATAAGCAAATAAAGAATTGAGCTTACTCCATGATGAGCTGACTTGATCACTGATCTCATCACCGAGACAATATCTGATTTCTTAGTGAAGTTTTTGATGCCCAGAAAACCCTTAAGCTGTTGGAGAGCAATGGTTATTGCAGCTCCACCCATAAAACCCACGACAGCAGCATGAGATAGGAAGTCAATCAGGAAACCCAACCTAGTAATTATAACAATCCATCAAAACACCAAATCAATATTACATTCTAAAACTTTAAACCTAAAAAGGACATTTGATGttggataaaataatgaaaataaagtaGGATATACAAACACTCCATAGGGTTTCTTCTTAAAGCTACACCAGAGAAGGTCCTAATACCTGAAAATTCCAAGGGCAGCTTGTGTAATTCCTGCAAAAAATGTGGCAGTGAAAGCAAGACGCCGATACTCTGccatatttgttttataattaatttcaccCTGAAGCAGAGTCCCCAACAGGAGAGATACCACTGCAACTGGTCCTATGGCGATGTCTCTTGAACTACCCATAAATGCATAAACCAAAGGTGGAACAAAACTGGTGTCTGcagaaggtaaaataataatataagcaaCGTTGAAGGTGGATGTCTTTTCCGGCCATATAATTGATAAGTAATGCAAACTTACACAGCCCGTATTGTGGATCCAAGTTCGCTAGCTTTGCATACCCAATATCCTATGTATCCagaaaagtaaattattattagaattgTTTAGGTGTGAAAAACAGCATGACTTTTCCATTCTTTCAGTTACATTTTTGCTGAATGGTAACCTTACCTGAGGAATGCAGAGACTTGCAATGGTCAGACCGGCAATGACATCCCctttaaatttagataaattataattcctTGCCCATTTAAGAATGGGGAAGATGGCCTGGATGCCAAGGATGAACTTACGCGACCTTGGTTGATTCTTGAAGTGACGCAGCGGATCATCAGCTAAAAATGTTTCTTTAACAGTTGTTTTGAATTCCTTGAATAGATTTTGTTTAGGGGGAATCCCCACCTTGTGCACATAAGGCTCATTTTGTGAGTATCGTTGAGAGTAACGTTGAGAAGATAACTCACTTTTAATATCAATCTCTTTTGTTTCAACCTCTCCGGTTGAAGGATCCATGGAAAATT
This is a stretch of genomic DNA from Mangifera indica cultivar Alphonso chromosome 11, CATAS_Mindica_2.1, whole genome shotgun sequence. It encodes these proteins:
- the LOC123229557 gene encoding sulfate transporter 1.3-like gives rise to the protein MDPSTGEVETKEIDIKSELSSQRYSQRYSQNEPYVHKVGIPPKQNLFKEFKTTVKETFLADDPLRHFKNQPRSRKFILGIQAIFPILKWARNYNLSKFKGDVIAGLTIASLCIPQDIGYAKLANLDPQYGLYTSFVPPLVYAFMGSSRDIAIGPVAVVSLLLGTLLQGEINYKTNMAEYRRLAFTATFFAGITQAALGIFRLGFLIDFLSHAAVVGFMGGAAITIALQQLKGFLGIKNFTKKSDIVSVMRSVIKSAHHGWNWQTIVIGASFLGFLFFAKYIGKKNKKFFWVPAIAPLISVILSTFFVFITRADKEGVQIVNHIAKGINPSSVNQIYFSGKYLLQGVKIGVVAGMIALTEAVAIGRTFASMKDYQLDGNKEMVALGAMNIVGSMTSCYVATGSFSRSAVNYMAGCQTAASNIVMSCVVFLTLEFITPLFKYTPNAILSAIIISAVLGLIDIEAACLIWKVDKFDFVACIGAFFGVVFASVEIGLLIAVSISFAKILLQVTRPRTALLGKIPRTAVYRNIQQYPNATKVPGVMIVRVDSAIYFSNSNYVKERILRWLTDEEEQNKAVGEHKIQYLIVEMSPVTDIDTSGIHALEDLYKSLQKRDVELVLANPGPVVIDKLHVSQFANMIGEDKIFLTVADAVSWCSPKTPVEEV